Proteins from one Gimesia maris genomic window:
- a CDS encoding SDR family oxidoreductase has product MSKASMSKVIVITGVTQGLGRAMTQALIAAGHTVAGCGRSADKISELTEQFGTTHHFSAVDVADDRAVENWATTIIDQLGPPDLLLNNAAVINENAPLWEISADEIDQIIDVNIKGTINTIRHFVPAMVARQSGVIVNFSSGWGRSASAEVASYCATKWAIEGLTQSLAQELPRGMAAIPLNPGIINTALLQSCFGEHADHYATAEQWAESAVPFLLKLSARDNGKSLTAPA; this is encoded by the coding sequence ATGTCGAAAGCCAGCATGTCGAAAGTGATTGTCATCACCGGCGTGACCCAGGGGTTGGGACGCGCCATGACACAAGCGTTGATTGCAGCAGGGCACACCGTCGCTGGTTGCGGACGCTCTGCCGATAAAATTAGCGAGCTCACAGAGCAGTTCGGTACCACGCATCATTTTTCTGCCGTCGATGTAGCCGATGACCGCGCGGTCGAGAACTGGGCGACGACGATAATCGATCAACTGGGACCGCCCGATCTGTTGTTGAACAACGCCGCCGTGATCAATGAGAACGCGCCGCTCTGGGAAATCTCCGCTGACGAGATCGATCAGATCATTGACGTCAATATCAAAGGGACCATCAATACGATTCGTCACTTTGTACCCGCGATGGTCGCGCGTCAGTCTGGTGTGATTGTCAATTTCAGTTCCGGCTGGGGGCGTTCGGCTTCTGCAGAAGTCGCCTCCTATTGTGCGACCAAGTGGGCCATCGAAGGGTTAACGCAGTCTCTGGCGCAGGAATTACCGCGGGGCATGGCGGCGATTCCCCTGAATCCGGGTATTATTAACACAGCCCTACTGCAAAGCTGTTTCGGTGAGCACGCCGATCATTATGCGACGGCTGAGCAATGGGCCGAGTCAGCAGTTCCCTTTCTGCTGAAGCTCTCCGCCCGCGATAACGGGAAATCGTTAACGGCTCCTGCCTGA
- the metX gene encoding homoserine O-acetyltransferase MetX, protein MATQQELSETRQDSGVGIVQTRLATLFAPPNWLKLAGGGELGPIQVAYETYGELTPAKDNAIFICHALTGDAHAAGYYEDDDEKAKPGWWDDLIGPGRTLDTNKYYVICANVLGGCQGTTGPGSINPETNQSYRLGFPFITVGDIVEVHSALIKHLGIDQLLAVIGGSLGGMQVLEWATRFPDQLRGAICLASAAQLSAQGIAFNAVGRRAIKTDPEFKDGEYEVGAGPRYGLALARMIAHITYLSDQSIEMKFGRRLQDHDTFTYEMLPEVEFQVESYLHYQGKRFVERFDANSYLYLTRAMDYFDLVSQHGSLVKALGKTDARFLIASYDSDWLFTTSQSKEIVRALIECGKHVSFIELKSPFGHDSFLIEIEQLNKMITPFLEQAYSSRLAESNRT, encoded by the coding sequence ATGGCAACACAACAGGAACTATCAGAAACCCGGCAGGATTCAGGGGTTGGAATTGTCCAAACCAGACTGGCAACCCTGTTTGCGCCTCCGAACTGGCTCAAGCTGGCAGGCGGCGGTGAACTGGGGCCGATCCAAGTCGCCTATGAAACTTATGGCGAATTGACCCCGGCGAAAGATAACGCGATTTTTATCTGTCATGCACTGACAGGAGACGCCCACGCCGCCGGTTACTATGAAGACGATGACGAGAAAGCCAAGCCGGGCTGGTGGGATGACTTGATCGGACCGGGTCGCACGCTCGACACGAATAAATACTATGTTATCTGTGCGAATGTACTGGGAGGCTGTCAGGGAACAACGGGCCCCGGCAGCATTAACCCGGAAACCAATCAGTCTTACCGACTCGGATTTCCTTTCATCACGGTTGGCGATATCGTCGAAGTGCATTCTGCCCTCATCAAACACCTGGGTATCGATCAGTTGCTCGCTGTCATTGGCGGCAGCCTGGGAGGCATGCAGGTTCTGGAATGGGCGACCCGCTTTCCCGATCAGCTGCGTGGTGCCATCTGCCTGGCTTCTGCGGCTCAACTCTCGGCCCAGGGAATTGCATTCAACGCGGTAGGCAGACGCGCCATCAAAACCGATCCGGAATTCAAGGACGGGGAATATGAAGTGGGAGCCGGTCCTCGCTACGGCCTGGCCCTGGCCCGCATGATCGCCCACATCACCTACCTGTCTGATCAATCCATCGAAATGAAATTCGGCAGACGCCTGCAGGATCACGATACCTTCACCTATGAAATGCTGCCGGAAGTGGAGTTTCAGGTCGAAAGTTACCTGCATTACCAGGGCAAGCGGTTTGTAGAACGCTTTGATGCCAACAGTTATCTCTACCTGACCCGCGCGATGGACTATTTTGATCTGGTCTCGCAGCATGGATCACTGGTCAAAGCATTAGGAAAAACAGATGCCCGGTTCCTGATCGCCTCTTATGATTCTGACTGGCTCTTTACGACCAGCCAGAGCAAGGAGATCGTCAGGGCTTTGATCGAGTGTGGAAAACATGTCTCCTTTATTGAGCTCAAAAGCCCGTTTGGACATGATTCCTTTCTGATTGAAATTGAACAGTTGAATAAGATGATTACCCCTTTTCTGGAACAGGCTTACTCCTCACGCCTCGCGGAAAGCAACAGGACTTAG
- the metW gene encoding methionine biosynthesis protein MetW, with product MRAQHRYCMQDPSLEMTDRLLLEQIHPGSRVLDLGCGDGRLLARLREERDASVLGIEIDITQHHAAIARGVPVIQADLDEGLLDIPDGAFDYVVLSQTLQQVLHPKQLLEEMVRVAKKALVVVPNFGNWRIRLQVLKQGRAPVTEVLPYEWYNTPNLHLMSMHDFQDLMRLLGIEILQEIPIINHRAIEKAWLANLRAQHVLYVLQRQETPGETRVSEQTSTGHSAPIPR from the coding sequence ATGCGTGCTCAACATCGATATTGTATGCAGGACCCTTCCCTGGAGATGACCGACCGGTTACTGCTGGAACAGATCCACCCAGGCAGCCGCGTACTTGACCTGGGTTGTGGTGATGGTCGTCTGCTGGCACGGTTGCGTGAAGAACGGGATGCTTCAGTCCTGGGAATCGAAATCGATATCACTCAGCATCATGCCGCCATCGCACGCGGAGTGCCCGTGATCCAGGCCGACCTGGACGAAGGGCTGCTGGATATTCCGGATGGCGCCTTTGATTATGTGGTTCTGAGCCAGACGCTGCAGCAGGTGCTGCATCCCAAGCAGTTGCTGGAAGAGATGGTGCGTGTCGCCAAAAAAGCACTGGTTGTCGTCCCCAATTTCGGGAACTGGCGCATCCGCCTGCAGGTACTCAAACAGGGCCGCGCGCCGGTCACCGAAGTTCTGCCTTACGAATGGTATAACACCCCCAACCTGCATCTGATGTCCATGCATGATTTTCAGGACCTGATGCGGCTGCTGGGGATCGAAATCCTGCAGGAGATTCCGATTATCAATCACCGGGCGATTGAAAAAGCCTGGCTGGCCAACCTGCGGGCACAACATGTACTGTATGTTCTGCAGCGGCAGGAAACACCGGGGGAAACTCGAGTCTCCGAACAGACCTCGACCGGACACTCAGCGCCGATCCCTAGGTAA
- a CDS encoding NADH:flavin oxidoreductase encodes MAKYFKYKTPADVVADSERLGCPIQVSDNFDVLYQPIQIGHLQAKSRLGIQPMEGCDGTTDGFPDELTYRRYQRFGAGGASLIWGEATAIGPEARMNPRQLMINEKTASSLEKMLAGCREAHTEVFGSADGLVIGLQLTHSGRFSFEKPLLATHDQVLDPRTVEKSTGRIVDDSYPLLSDDDLKRIEDQYVTAAKLAESIGVGFVDIKQCHRYLLSELLAAKNRPGEYGGSLENRTRLVRNVVKRIREECPTLVIGTRMNGYDGIPYQGAGDDFIGEPCPHELPLQTAFGTNPDDHLQEDLTEPIQVAKLLKEWGVSMINISNGNPYANPHIVRPAEFPPTDGYHAPEHPLIGVARHFRIAGQIQAAVPDIPVVGSGYSWLQDFAMHAAAANVESGNISIVGMGRATLSQPEFAKQLQEEGKLNRKTVCRTFSYCTNLMRTKDHPLGQYPTGCPPFDKEVYDPLWKEAKAKLEAKQKPAE; translated from the coding sequence ATGGCCAAATACTTTAAATATAAAACTCCTGCCGACGTGGTCGCAGACTCCGAACGTCTGGGCTGTCCGATTCAGGTTTCCGATAACTTTGATGTGCTCTATCAACCGATTCAGATTGGTCATCTGCAGGCGAAAAGTCGACTCGGCATTCAGCCAATGGAAGGCTGTGACGGTACAACAGACGGCTTCCCTGATGAATTGACGTATCGACGTTATCAGCGATTCGGAGCCGGGGGGGCTTCACTTATCTGGGGGGAAGCGACTGCGATCGGCCCGGAAGCGCGGATGAATCCCCGCCAGTTGATGATCAATGAAAAAACGGCATCTTCGCTGGAAAAGATGCTGGCCGGCTGCCGCGAAGCACATACGGAAGTCTTCGGTTCAGCTGATGGCCTGGTGATCGGTCTGCAGTTAACGCATTCCGGGCGGTTCAGTTTTGAAAAACCTCTGCTGGCCACCCATGACCAGGTCCTTGATCCTCGCACTGTAGAGAAATCAACCGGGCGCATCGTCGATGACAGTTATCCGCTGCTCTCAGACGATGATCTGAAACGCATTGAAGACCAGTATGTCACGGCTGCGAAACTGGCGGAATCGATTGGAGTCGGCTTTGTTGATATCAAGCAGTGTCACCGCTATCTGCTTTCCGAATTACTGGCTGCGAAAAATCGTCCCGGCGAATATGGTGGTTCGCTAGAGAACCGCACGCGTCTGGTGCGCAACGTCGTCAAACGCATTCGTGAAGAGTGTCCGACCCTGGTGATCGGCACCCGCATGAATGGTTACGACGGGATTCCCTACCAGGGGGCCGGTGATGACTTTATCGGCGAACCCTGCCCACATGAGCTGCCGCTGCAAACCGCGTTCGGTACCAATCCCGACGATCATCTGCAGGAAGATCTGACGGAACCGATCCAGGTGGCTAAACTCCTGAAAGAGTGGGGCGTCAGCATGATCAATATCTCCAACGGAAATCCTTATGCGAACCCGCATATCGTGAGACCCGCCGAGTTTCCGCCCACCGATGGCTACCATGCTCCCGAACATCCGCTGATCGGCGTGGCCCGTCATTTCCGGATTGCCGGTCAGATCCAGGCAGCGGTCCCGGATATTCCCGTGGTCGGCAGTGGCTACAGCTGGCTGCAGGACTTTGCCATGCATGCCGCTGCGGCGAATGTGGAATCAGGAAACATTTCCATCGTAGGTATGGGACGCGCCACACTCTCGCAGCCTGAGTTTGCGAAACAGTTGCAGGAAGAAGGAAAGCTCAATCGTAAAACCGTCTGTCGGACGTTTTCGTATTGCACGAACCTCATGCGCACGAAGGACCATCCCCTGGGACAGTATCCCACCGGATGTCCTCCGTTTGACAAAGAGGTTTACGATCCGCTCTGGAAAGAAGCGAAAGCGAAACTGGAAGCGAAGCAGAAGCCAGCCGAGTGA
- a CDS encoding ParA family protein has product MRIIAIMNQKGGVGKTTSSVNMAAGLAMQGKKVCLIDLDPQGHASLHLGIEPFGNVPTAYDVFSGFKTLAETRQLVAKNLWVVPATLDLAATELELVDADNREIVLRQAIRKMAETEPFDYIIMDCPPSLGVLTINALTAASEVIIPLQPHFFALQGLSKLLETTALVRRRLNRELRVSGVVLCLYETGTRLAADVTDDLSAFLNNSDPEAPWSSAKVFQSRIRRNIKLAEAPSYGQSVFDYSSSCPGAKDYGGLVTEIIADEQVEESPIQQAA; this is encoded by the coding sequence ATGCGTATCATAGCAATCATGAATCAAAAAGGGGGCGTCGGCAAAACGACGTCGAGCGTGAACATGGCTGCCGGTCTGGCGATGCAGGGCAAGAAAGTCTGCCTGATCGACCTTGACCCACAGGGACATGCCTCTTTACATCTGGGCATCGAGCCGTTCGGAAATGTCCCGACCGCTTACGATGTCTTTTCTGGATTTAAAACACTCGCCGAAACACGGCAACTGGTTGCCAAAAATTTATGGGTCGTGCCTGCGACGCTGGATCTGGCAGCCACAGAGCTGGAACTGGTCGACGCGGACAACCGCGAAATTGTTCTGCGTCAGGCGATCCGCAAAATGGCGGAGACCGAACCGTTCGACTACATCATAATGGACTGCCCCCCTTCCCTGGGTGTGCTGACCATCAACGCGCTGACAGCGGCCAGCGAAGTCATTATTCCCCTGCAGCCACACTTCTTTGCGTTACAGGGGCTCTCTAAACTGCTCGAAACGACGGCGCTGGTCCGTCGACGTTTGAATCGCGAACTGCGCGTTTCGGGAGTGGTACTCTGTCTGTACGAAACCGGCACCCGACTGGCGGCAGACGTGACCGACGACCTGAGTGCGTTCCTGAATAACAGCGATCCGGAAGCACCGTGGTCGTCTGCGAAAGTATTCCAGAGCCGGATTCGGCGGAACATTAAACTGGCCGAAGCGCCCAGCTATGGGCAGTCTGTCTTTGATTATTCCAGTTCCTGTCCCGGTGCCAAAGATTACGGCGGACTGGTCACCGAAATCATTGCCGACGAACAGGTGGAAGAGTCACCGATTCAACAGGCAGCCTGA